A region from the Panicum hallii strain FIL2 chromosome 1, PHallii_v3.1, whole genome shotgun sequence genome encodes:
- the LOC112886302 gene encoding protein indeterminate-domain 4, chloroplastic-like — MASNSSAAAVAALFGIRDGDHQEQIKPPLLAQPHQQLPPAPLLSAAASSSAAGSAQAAAAASPPVKKKRTLPDPDAEVIALSPKTLLATNRFVCEVCNKGFQREQNLQLHRRGHNLPWKLKQKDPLQAQRRRVYLCPEPTCAHHDPSRALGDLTGIKKHFCRKHGEKKWKCDKCSKRYAVQSDWKAHSKVCGTREYRCDCGTLFSRRDSFITHRAFCDALAQESARLPPPGLTASHLYGASSAANMALSLSQVGSHLASTLGGDAHGHHHQDLLRLGGAVNRFDHLLGPSSASAFRPLPPPPPSAFLMGAPQEFGDGDGTGSHAFLSQGKPFQGLMHLPDLQGNGAGGPSASSAPGLFNLGYIANSANSSGTSSHGHASQGHLTSDQFSEGGGGGGGGGSETSAAMLFSGGGSFAGGDHQVAPGGMYNDQAVMLPQMSATALLQKASQMRSSSSAHGGAAVFGGLVGSSAPSAAHGRAPMLDQSQMHLQSLMNSLAAGGMFGGANSGSMIDPRMYDMDQDVKFSQGRGGAEMTRDFLGVGGGGVMRGMPVARGDHHDGAGDMSSLEAEMKSASSSFTGGRMQ; from the exons ATGGCATCCAATTCATCGGCGGCAGCTGTGGCAGCGCTGTTTGGAATTAGGGATGGCGACCACCAGGAGCAGATTAAGCCGCCGCTGCTCGCGCAGCCGCACCAGCAGCTGCCTCCCGCGCCACTGCTCAGCGCGGCCGCCTCGTCGTCGGCTGCTGGGTCCGcccaggcggcagcggcggcgtcaCCGCcagtgaagaagaagagaacCCTACCAG ACCCTGACGCGGAGGTGATCGCGCTGTCGCCCAAGACGCTGCTGGCGACGAACCGCTTCGTGTGCGAGGTGTGCAACAAGGGTTTCCAGCGGGAGCAGAACCTGCAGCTGCACCGGCGTGGGCACAACCTGCCGTGGAAGCTGAAGCAGAAGGACCCGCTGCAGGCGCAGCGGCGGCGCGTGTACCTGTGCCCGGAGCCGACGTGCGCGCACCACGACCCGTCCCGCGCCCTCGGCGACCTGACGGGGATCAAGAAGCACTTCTGCCGGAAGCACGGCGAGAAGAAGTGGAAGTGCGACAAGTGCTCCAAGCGCTACGCCGTGCAGTCTGACTGGAAGGCGCACTCCAAGGTCTGCGGCACGCGCGAGTACCGCTGCGACTGCGGCACCCTCTTCTCCAG GAGGGACAGCTTCATCACCCACAGGGCTTTCTGCGACGCCCTCGCGCAGGAGAgcgcccgcctcccgccgcccggcctcacCGCCAGTCACCTCTACGGCGCCAGCAGCGCGGCCAACATGGCGCTCAGCCTCTCGCAGGTCGGTTCCCACCTCGCATCCACCCTCGGCGGGGACGCGCACGGCCACCATCATCAGGACCTCCTCCGCCTAGGCGGCGCAGTCAACCGCTTCGATCATCTGCTGGGGCCGTCCAGTGCCTCCGCGTTCCGACCTCTGCCGCCTCCACCACCGTCGGCGTTCCTCATGGGCGCGCCGCAGGAgttcggcgacggcgacggcactGGGTCCCACGCGTTCTTGTCGCAGGGCAAGCCGTTCCAAGGCCTCATGCATCTGCCGGATCTCCAAGGTAACGGCGCCGGTGGTCCGTCGGCTTCGTCGGCTCCGGGTCTCTTCAACCTGGGCTACATCGCAAACAGCGCAAACAGCTCAGGTACTTCCAGTCATGGCCATGCAAGCCAGGGGCACCTGACAAGTGACCAGTTCAGTgaaggaggaggtggcggcggtggcggcggctctgAGACATCAGCTGCGATGCTTTTCAGCGGCGGAGGGAGCTTTGCCGGAGGTGACCACCAAGTTGCTCCTGGCGGGATGTACAATGACCAGGCCGTGATGCTGCCGCAGATGTCCGCGACGGCGCTGCTGCAGAAGGCGTCGCAGATGCGCTCCAGCTCGAGCGCgcacggcggcgcggccgtgttTGGGGGCCTCGTGGGCTCGTCTGCGCCCTCCGCTGCCCATGGCCGGGCGCCCATGCTCGACCAGAGCCAGATGCACCTGCAGAGCCTGATGAACTCGCTGGCCGCCGGCGGCATGTTTGGCGGCGCCAACAGTGGCAGCATGATTGACCCGAGGATGTACGACATGGATCAAGATGTGAAGTTTAGCCAGGGCCGTGGTGGCGCTGAGATGACTCGCGACTTCCTTGGCGTCGGTGGCGGTGGCGTCATGAGGGGGATGCCGGTGGCGAGAGGGGATCACCATGACGGCGCCGGTGACATGAGCTCCTTGGAGGCCGAGATGAAGTCGGCCTCGTCGTCCTTCACTGGAGGCAGGATGCAATAA
- the LOC112879085 gene encoding uncharacterized protein LOC112879085 — protein MGGADGGGRNGGAATRRYNRSTVPRLRWTSELHRSFVRAVDCLGGPDKATPKLILQLMDVRGLTIAHVKSHLQMYRSSGHDMRKREMQPRLGHLKHSFTIDGGGPKEFFCPPMKRAKAGAEAPATAMHERMQGNSDMGAAGARRCSDDYTQAVPVGSRRITECPGLPWQREASAASALQELGFWVRGTEPFKIGRPIANRLSPVVRPLSSKEIKCEDRCFLFGTATRDEPAKRRSPSQPPASIDPKAAVAAVSSLPSEGSCVLSPPPPSTSFNGCSRPGRGSCLFAGQRINLNLSLSICGS, from the exons ATGGGTGGCGCCGACGGCGGTGGGAGGAACGGCGGGGCGGCGACGAGGCGGTACAACAGGTCCACGGTGCCGAGGCTGAGGTGGACGAGCGAGCTCCACCGCAGCTTCGTCCGAGCCGTCGACTGCCTCGGCGGGCCGGACA AAGCCACTCCGAAGCTCATTCTACAGCTCATGGATGTCAGAGGGCTCACCATTGCCCATGTCAAGAGTCACCTTCAG ATGTACAGAAGTTCAGGACACGACATGAGAAAGAGAG AGATGCAACCACGGCTAGGACATCTGAAGCACTCATTCACCATTGATGGAGGAGGCCCCAAGGAATTCTTCTGCCCACCCATGAAAAG GGCAAAGGCAGGGGCAGAAGCTCCAGCCACGGCCATGCACGAAAGAATGCAGGGGAACAGTGACATGGGGGCTGCTGGCGCCCGGCGCTGCAGCGATGATTACACGCAAGCGGTGCCCGTGGGCAGCAGGAGGATAACCGAGTGCCCCGGCTTGCCATGGCAGAGGGAGGCCTCTGCTGCTTCTGCACTGCAAGAGCTGGGATTTTGGGTGCGAGGAACCGAGCCCTTCAAG ATTGGCAGGCCCATAGCAAATCGTCTCAGCCCTGTAGTGAGGCCGCTATCTTCGAAGGAGATCAAGTGCGAAGACAGATGCTTCTTGTTTGGCACTGCCACTAGAGACGAACCGGCCAAGAGACGTTCACCGTCGCAACCGCCAGCCTCCATTGACCCAAAAGCGGCTGTGGCCGCAGTGTCTTCCTTGCCCAGTGAAGGCAGCTGCGtcctctcgccgccgccgccgtcgacgagCTTCAATGGATGCTCAAGGCCAGGCAGAGGCAGCTGCTTATTTGCCGGGCAGAGGATTAACCTGAACCTTTCCCTATCAATATGCGGATCATAG